One window of the Tetragenococcus koreensis genome contains the following:
- the tadA gene encoding tRNA adenosine(34) deaminase TadA, whose translation MKESSLTSEEKYFFMNEAIKEAHKALDLAEVPIGAIVVLDKQIIGRGYNLRETTQNALKHAEMTAIEEACSNIGSWRLEDAQLFVTLEPCPMCSGAILQSRIEEVYFGAFDLKAGACGSLINLLEDTRFNHWCYVESEVLANTCADLLSDFFKKIRVEKKRKKKEILEKD comes from the coding sequence GTGAAAGAATCTTCGTTGACATCAGAAGAAAAGTATTTTTTCATGAATGAAGCTATTAAAGAGGCTCATAAAGCTTTAGACCTTGCTGAAGTTCCGATTGGCGCGATTGTCGTGTTAGATAAACAAATTATTGGGCGCGGTTATAATTTGCGGGAAACTACCCAAAATGCATTAAAACATGCTGAAATGACAGCGATTGAAGAAGCCTGTAGTAATATAGGTAGTTGGCGATTGGAAGACGCCCAATTATTTGTTACTTTGGAGCCATGTCCTATGTGCAGTGGAGCTATTCTCCAATCACGAATTGAAGAAGTATATTTTGGCGCTTTTGATCTCAAAGCTGGTGCTTGTGGCAGTTTAATTAATTTATTAGAAGATACACGCTTTAACCATTGGTGCTATGTCGAATCAGAGGTTTTAGCTAATACGTGTGCAGATTTACTAAGCGATTTTTTTAAAAAAATACGGGTAGAGAAGAAGCGGAAGAAAAAAGAAATCTTAGAAAAAGACTAG
- a CDS encoding TIGR01457 family HAD-type hydrolase — MAYKGYLVDMDGTIYLGSKPIPAGKRFVDTLQEKGLPFLFVTNNTTKSPETVQKRLADEFNIQVGTDLIYTASLATIDYMKDDDKGDKVYVIGEAGLIDLILEAGFEWDENNPDYVVVGLDSQVTYEKFTIATLAVQKGATFIGTNSDKNLPNERGLVPGAGALISLLETATQTEPIYVGKPEAVIMEKALDRIGLTKDEVLMVGDNYETDIRSGINNGIDTLLVLSGFTPKEAVPSLPVAPTYVLDSLDEWDIDK; from the coding sequence ATGGCGTATAAAGGTTATTTAGTTGATATGGATGGTACGATCTATTTAGGGTCAAAACCAATACCAGCGGGGAAACGATTTGTTGATACGTTACAAGAAAAAGGGTTACCTTTTCTTTTTGTCACTAACAACACCACTAAAAGTCCAGAAACAGTACAAAAGCGTTTAGCTGATGAGTTTAACATTCAAGTAGGAACAGACCTTATCTATACTGCAAGTTTAGCAACCATTGATTATATGAAAGACGACGATAAAGGGGACAAGGTTTATGTGATCGGTGAAGCAGGCCTTATTGACTTGATCTTAGAAGCAGGTTTTGAGTGGGACGAAAATAACCCAGATTATGTAGTGGTAGGACTTGATTCACAAGTAACATACGAAAAATTTACGATTGCAACATTAGCTGTTCAAAAGGGTGCAACTTTTATCGGTACTAATTCGGATAAGAATTTGCCAAATGAAAGAGGCCTGGTTCCAGGTGCTGGCGCACTGATTAGCCTGCTAGAGACTGCGACACAAACCGAACCCATTTATGTGGGTAAGCCTGAAGCTGTTATTATGGAAAAAGCTTTAGATCGGATTGGGTTAACCAAAGATGAGGTGCTCATGGTGGGTGACAATTATGAAACAGATATTCGTTCAGGTATCAATAATGGAATTGATACTTTGCTGGTTCTTTCCGGATTTACTCCCAAAGAAGCTGTGCCTTCACTACCCGTTGCACCAACTTACGTGCTTGACAGTCTAGATGAATGGGACATTGATAAATGA
- the rsxC gene encoding electron transport complex subunit RsxC, with protein sequence MEFSFMYKEGGAHPDEQKGFTDSKPIVEASVPKIMVYPIAMHIGAPADPIVEVGDQVKVGQMVAKEGGFVSAHVYSSVSGEVVAIEKRPQAGGGEVDSVIVKNDYAYTRAEPIVKPGHSSEMTNKKIIDTIRKAGIVGMGGATFPAAVKLAPPEEAKIDTIILNGAECEPYSTSDHRVMFEYTDEVIKGIDIVSQLYPDLKNIYIGIEDNKKDVKKALEKATADNKKVTVQTLKAMYPQGSEKNLIKSLTGREVQPGELPADVHVILLNVSSARAVYHACELGEPLLERVISVSGTPIRNPQNLKVRIGTPIESVIDDCEGFSEIPGKVLSGGPMMGRAVGDLSVPISKGMTAVSVLTRQEAQIDEPEDCIMCAECLHVCPVSLQPILISEAFERGDIEKAEKLGAMDCIECGNCSFICPSKIPLLDNIRGAKAAIQAKQEG encoded by the coding sequence ATGGAATTTTCATTTATGTATAAAGAAGGCGGAGCACACCCCGATGAACAGAAAGGGTTTACCGATAGTAAACCTATTGTAGAAGCTTCAGTGCCTAAAATAATGGTTTATCCCATTGCGATGCACATTGGAGCGCCGGCTGATCCTATTGTTGAAGTGGGCGATCAAGTGAAAGTAGGCCAAATGGTTGCAAAAGAAGGTGGCTTTGTTTCAGCTCATGTTTACTCATCAGTTTCTGGTGAAGTTGTGGCAATTGAAAAACGGCCGCAAGCTGGAGGCGGCGAAGTTGATAGTGTCATTGTAAAAAATGATTATGCATACACCAGAGCTGAGCCGATCGTTAAACCAGGCCATTCAAGTGAAATGACAAACAAAAAAATCATAGATACGATTAGAAAAGCAGGTATTGTGGGAATGGGTGGGGCCACTTTTCCGGCTGCGGTTAAGCTAGCTCCTCCGGAAGAAGCCAAAATTGACACCATTATACTTAATGGCGCTGAATGCGAACCGTACTCTACCTCGGACCATCGGGTGATGTTTGAATATACGGACGAGGTTATTAAAGGTATTGATATCGTTTCACAATTATATCCTGACTTAAAAAATATTTATATCGGGATAGAAGATAACAAAAAAGATGTGAAAAAAGCGTTGGAAAAAGCAACAGCAGATAATAAAAAGGTGACTGTGCAAACACTAAAAGCAATGTACCCTCAAGGATCTGAAAAAAATTTGATTAAAAGTCTGACTGGACGAGAAGTCCAACCAGGCGAATTGCCAGCAGATGTACATGTCATTTTACTAAACGTTTCCAGCGCAAGGGCTGTTTATCATGCTTGTGAACTTGGCGAACCCTTGCTTGAACGTGTCATTTCTGTTTCTGGCACACCGATTAGAAATCCCCAAAATCTTAAAGTAAGAATTGGCACCCCTATAGAGTCTGTAATTGATGATTGTGAAGGATTTTCTGAAATCCCAGGAAAAGTTTTATCTGGAGGTCCGATGATGGGACGAGCAGTCGGTGATTTAAGTGTTCCTATCAGCAAAGGGATGACTGCAGTCTCAGTCTTAACTCGCCAAGAAGCGCAAATCGATGAGCCAGAAGATTGTATTATGTGTGCAGAATGCTTACATGTTTGTCCTGTAAGTTTACAACCGATCTTAATTTCTGAAGCTTTTGAACGCGGGGATATTGAAAAAGCTGAGAAGTTAGGAGCAATGGATTGTATCGAATGTGGTAATTGTTCTTTTATTTGTCCCTCTAAGATTCCGTTATTAGATAATATTCGTGGGGCCAAAGCAGCCATTCAAGCGAAACAGGAGGGATGA
- the efp gene encoding elongation factor P produces the protein MIAASDLKAGMTFVQKDGKLIKVLEASHHKPGKGNTVMRMKLRDVRSGTTYDTTFRPEDKFEQAMIETRTVQFLYEMDNTAYFMDMESYEQYEIPTENIAEEMKYLLENMEVKIQFFGSEVIGIQLPTTVELRVTETQPSIKGATVTGSGKPATLETGLVVNVPDFVEEGELLEINTQEGSYVKRAGK, from the coding sequence ATGATTGCAGCAAGTGATTTAAAAGCTGGGATGACATTTGTCCAAAAAGATGGCAAATTAATTAAAGTGTTAGAAGCTAGTCATCATAAACCAGGTAAAGGAAATACAGTTATGCGCATGAAACTAAGAGATGTGCGCTCAGGCACAACATATGATACGACTTTCCGTCCAGAAGATAAGTTTGAACAAGCAATGATTGAAACAAGAACGGTACAATTTTTGTATGAAATGGATAATACCGCTTATTTCATGGACATGGAATCCTATGAACAATATGAAATTCCAACTGAAAATATTGCAGAGGAAATGAAATATTTGTTAGAAAACATGGAAGTAAAAATCCAATTTTTTGGCAGTGAAGTCATCGGCATTCAATTACCAACTACGGTTGAACTACGTGTAACAGAAACCCAACCTTCGATTAAAGGAGCTACTGTAACTGGTTCTGGTAAACCAGCAACATTAGAAACAGGTTTAGTGGTAAATGTGCCCGATTTTGTAGAAGAAGGCGAATTATTAGAAATCAACACGCAAGAAGGCTCTTATGTCAAACGTGCTGGTAAATAA
- a CDS encoding RnfABCDGE type electron transport complex subunit D, with translation MDNSIDMKKAQNKLQVGPSPHIRTRRTTKSIMIEMLIALVPPMIAAVYFFGWGVFIQLVVASGVAVLSEYVFQKMTHRKVTISDCSALVTGTLLGLSFPVTVPLWVVTVTSIFAIVVVKQWNAGLGNGGIGRNYLNPAVTARVCAKIFFTPFFTDWILPTGFLGGPYGGVDAVSSSTPLEFIGHGAQSVSNQVPALRELFLGANLGGNIGETSKLAILVGMLYLIFRRIISPKIPLLFIGSTVLVMCFWGSFDLEFMLTHALTGTLFFGATYMATDYSSGALTPGGKTVFAIGGGVLTALLRIVFDYPGGLGIAIIIMNICAPFIDQKLMPRIYGHKKRPEVKFDRQSPNQL, from the coding sequence ATGGATAATTCAATTGATATGAAAAAAGCGCAGAACAAATTGCAAGTAGGCCCTTCACCTCACATTCGCACAAGGCGGACAACTAAAAGTATTATGATCGAAATGTTGATAGCCTTAGTTCCGCCAATGATTGCGGCTGTTTATTTCTTTGGCTGGGGGGTGTTCATTCAATTAGTTGTTGCAAGCGGTGTTGCGGTTTTATCAGAATACGTATTTCAAAAAATGACGCACCGAAAAGTAACGATTAGTGATTGTAGCGCTTTAGTTACAGGAACCTTATTGGGATTAAGTTTTCCAGTTACAGTGCCACTTTGGGTGGTAACAGTGACTTCTATTTTCGCTATTGTCGTTGTTAAGCAATGGAATGCTGGTTTGGGAAATGGTGGCATAGGACGTAACTACTTAAATCCTGCTGTAACCGCGCGTGTATGTGCGAAAATATTCTTTACGCCATTTTTCACTGATTGGATATTACCGACTGGTTTTTTGGGTGGTCCTTATGGTGGCGTTGATGCTGTTTCTTCTTCGACGCCACTAGAATTTATTGGCCATGGCGCCCAGTCAGTTTCTAACCAGGTTCCAGCTTTAAGAGAATTATTTTTGGGAGCCAATTTAGGCGGAAATATTGGGGAAACATCTAAATTAGCGATTTTGGTTGGGATGTTGTATTTAATTTTTCGACGTATAATCAGCCCCAAAATTCCTCTTTTATTTATTGGTTCAACTGTGTTAGTCATGTGTTTTTGGGGAAGTTTTGATTTAGAGTTTATGCTTACCCATGCCTTAACTGGAACGTTATTTTTTGGCGCAACGTATATGGCTACTGACTATAGTTCGGGTGCATTAACTCCAGGAGGAAAAACGGTATTTGCGATTGGAGGGGGCGTGTTAACGGCTCTCTTGCGGATTGTATTTGACTATCCAGGCGGCCTAGGTATTGCCATTATTATTATGAACATTTGTGCACCATTTATCGATCAAAAGCTAATGCCTAGAATTTACGGCCATAAGAAACGACCAGAGGTGAAATTTGATCGACAAAGTCCTAATCAATTATAG
- a CDS encoding bifunctional metallophosphatase/5'-nucleotidase, with the protein MEKIRILHTNDLHSHFENWPKIRRFLQERQKVADNETVVTVDLGDFCDRWHPLTEATDGKANIKLMNQVHYDAVTIGNNEGIGNAKSELNHLYDEAEFPVILDNLFDKSTLQLPGWANEYKIMTTKAGTKVGLIGATAPFPLSYTPNGWDARNWTDILPNIVKFLRQEVDVLVLLSHLGISDDRLIAKDLPEIDVIIGSHTHHLFPNGEKVGNTRLAAAGRFGEYVGEVSLFLNEQHQINTTRANTFATAEMIRYPEDEAEIFRYTDEGKKLLQEKKVAWLPFELKVDQQEYSLVDETLAAVKKRGSTEAAILNTGLFLDDLSKGVVNQDELHMILPHPMHLIRVTLKGSDVIRMILEMEKNRHFLRNYPIRGMGFRGKIFGQLVYSGIQYDSTNHEVSWLNHPIDPQKFYSFTTVDHFMFIPFFPTIEIAGQTEFLFPEFIRTVLGDYLAQKYPLSLENKI; encoded by the coding sequence ATGGAGAAGATACGAATATTACATACCAATGACTTACACTCACACTTTGAAAATTGGCCTAAAATTCGCCGTTTTCTTCAAGAACGGCAAAAAGTAGCTGACAATGAGACGGTTGTTACTGTTGACTTAGGTGATTTTTGTGATCGTTGGCACCCTCTAACAGAAGCAACAGATGGGAAGGCAAATATTAAATTAATGAATCAAGTCCATTATGATGCAGTGACTATTGGTAATAACGAGGGGATTGGCAATGCTAAAAGCGAGTTGAATCATTTGTATGATGAAGCTGAGTTTCCTGTTATCTTAGATAATCTTTTTGATAAAAGTACGCTACAATTGCCTGGTTGGGCGAATGAGTATAAAATCATGACCACAAAAGCTGGGACAAAGGTTGGATTGATTGGCGCTACAGCTCCTTTTCCGTTATCTTATACACCAAACGGATGGGACGCGCGGAATTGGACGGATATTTTACCCAATATTGTTAAATTTTTACGACAAGAAGTTGATGTACTAGTTTTATTAAGTCATTTGGGTATTAGCGACGATCGTTTAATTGCCAAAGATCTGCCTGAAATTGATGTTATTATAGGTTCGCATACACATCATTTATTTCCCAATGGGGAAAAAGTTGGGAATACACGGCTTGCTGCAGCAGGCAGATTTGGTGAATATGTAGGAGAAGTTAGTCTTTTTTTAAATGAACAACATCAGATAAATACCACTAGAGCAAATACATTTGCTACTGCGGAAATGATTCGTTATCCTGAAGACGAGGCTGAAATTTTTCGTTATACTGATGAGGGTAAAAAGTTGTTGCAAGAAAAAAAAGTAGCTTGGCTGCCTTTTGAGCTTAAGGTCGACCAACAAGAGTATTCATTAGTAGATGAAACCTTAGCGGCGGTAAAAAAACGAGGGTCAACTGAAGCAGCTATTTTAAATACCGGACTTTTTTTGGATGACTTATCAAAAGGTGTAGTCAATCAGGATGAATTACATATGATTCTACCGCATCCGATGCATTTGATCCGTGTCACGCTAAAAGGTTCAGACGTTATTCGGATGATTTTGGAAATGGAAAAAAATCGCCATTTTTTACGTAATTATCCAATTCGCGGGATGGGATTTCGTGGAAAGATTTTTGGTCAGCTTGTTTATTCGGGTATTCAATATGATTCGACCAACCACGAGGTCAGTTGGTTGAATCACCCCATTGATCCACAAAAATTTTATAGTTTCACAACAGTGGATCATTTTATGTTTATCCCTTTTTTCCCCACGATTGAAATTGCTGGACAGACGGAATTTCTTTTTCCAGAATTTATTCGTACAGTACTAGGCGACTATCTTGCACAAAAATATCCACTTTCATTAGAAAACAAGATATAA
- the dapF gene encoding diaminopimelate epimerase — protein sequence MEIPFYKMQGAANDFIVINNMKLGLSGGQLVSLTKQVCRQRFSVGSDALMALDFPQNDGDFRMRFYNADGTEAEMCGNGVRCIARYAYETGVAGEQMTIETKAGNVYCWRLSQRQYKVQINEPSIEKFDLSFPNTDFLLDYVELGNPGVPHLVVNYPNLKETSLEEIKPLAKKMRYWGALDRGANVNFYAIDTEGGVILRTFERGVEDFTLACGTGAVSTAYVLKKKQFIQKDSVELHVLGGLLEVEEKNEHFYLIGDTNIVTKGYVWDEDLIV from the coding sequence ATGGAAATTCCTTTTTATAAAATGCAAGGAGCAGCGAATGATTTTATTGTCATTAATAATATGAAACTAGGCTTATCAGGCGGGCAACTGGTTTCTTTGACCAAACAAGTATGTCGTCAGCGTTTTTCAGTAGGCAGCGATGCCTTAATGGCGCTGGACTTTCCACAAAATGATGGGGACTTCCGGATGCGTTTTTATAACGCAGACGGTACAGAAGCGGAGATGTGCGGCAATGGCGTTCGTTGTATTGCTCGCTATGCTTATGAAACCGGTGTTGCTGGTGAACAGATGACGATTGAGACGAAAGCGGGTAATGTCTATTGCTGGCGCTTAAGCCAACGCCAATATAAAGTACAAATTAATGAACCATCTATTGAGAAGTTTGATTTGAGTTTTCCTAATACCGACTTTTTATTAGACTATGTTGAATTAGGAAATCCAGGTGTACCTCATTTAGTAGTTAACTACCCTAATTTAAAAGAAACCTCCTTAGAAGAAATTAAACCTCTAGCAAAAAAAATGCGCTATTGGGGCGCACTAGATAGAGGAGCGAATGTGAATTTTTATGCGATTGATACGGAGGGTGGCGTCATTTTACGTACTTTTGAGCGTGGGGTAGAAGACTTTACTTTAGCTTGTGGTACTGGGGCGGTTTCTACTGCTTATGTATTGAAAAAAAAGCAGTTTATTCAAAAAGATTCAGTTGAACTCCATGTTTTAGGTGGTCTTCTTGAAGTAGAAGAAAAGAACGAACATTTTTATTTAATTGGTGATACCAATATCGTAACTAAAGGGTACGTTTGGGACGAGGACCTGATAGTTTAA
- a CDS encoding YutD family protein — MTKDKENITEEVTAVLSEIVDDNEKEKPQKGKEVFPINETEFMIDNRRYKLVANYREGFDATRLGERYSDVLAKYDYIVGDWGYEQLRLKGFFAVRNRKSAPDQKITMLEDYLYEYCNFGCAYFVIECVDRQNEKPKTNRRRKRPHNKKNKQAHVAEKTEKTAKQTKSKPVIKKKQTKEKKAKMVTQKETKEFVIRKKED; from the coding sequence ATGACCAAAGATAAAGAAAATATAACAGAAGAAGTTACAGCAGTTTTATCAGAAATTGTAGACGATAATGAAAAAGAAAAACCGCAAAAAGGAAAAGAAGTTTTTCCGATAAATGAAACAGAGTTTATGATTGATAATCGACGTTATAAGCTAGTTGCTAATTATCGTGAAGGTTTTGATGCAACAAGATTAGGTGAAAGATACAGTGATGTTTTAGCAAAATATGATTATATCGTGGGAGACTGGGGCTATGAGCAACTGCGTTTAAAAGGCTTTTTTGCTGTAAGAAATCGGAAGTCAGCTCCTGATCAAAAGATCACTATGTTAGAAGATTATTTATATGAATACTGCAATTTTGGATGTGCTTATTTTGTTATTGAATGTGTTGATCGACAAAATGAAAAACCAAAAACAAATCGTCGAAGGAAAAGGCCGCATAATAAGAAAAACAAACAAGCACATGTGGCAGAAAAAACTGAAAAAACAGCAAAGCAAACAAAAAGTAAACCTGTTATTAAGAAAAAACAAACGAAAGAAAAAAAGGCTAAAATGGTTACCCAAAAAGAAACTAAAGAATTTGTTATTCGAAAGAAAGAGGATTAA
- a CDS encoding LTA synthase family protein, with protein MTALITVSVVLLFGKLFKKGYLKKTYQYSRKNWVIYSLAVILIFLGFLAYSSSRYAMKGIDNTSFDQVLFTMTQPIRGSDTGQIINYFVDPLLEALLITLPIVTLLYFATTCTFEFGHFHLQKQPHFSAKKVVIIGLLGLIFGIFLGGKEMGYADIKAFYFENTNIYDEHYVNPQQVDLKFPKKKRNLVYIYLESMESSYFSKDLGGIQENNLLPHFADLAQNEGINFSNSNKLGGMLQIPGANQTASSMVAQTSGLPLRPSTSLNSSESDEENSAEYFPGAYALGEILDEQGYNQTLLMGSEAEFAGRDKYFTQHGDYDIRDYHWAVDTGRISEDYYEWWGYEDRKLFDYAKETLNELSQEDEPFNLTMLTADTHFEDGYATEETPDLFGDQYSNVIHDSDRQVSQLLEWMKKQPFYEDTTVILVGDHLTMDSDFFESVDPEYQRTVFNLFLNADKQGVRNKKREFSAVDMFPTTLSALGVKIPGNRMGLGVNLFSNQSTLIEQLGYDQFQNELMKKSEFYNEKLMQNKEQEEDP; from the coding sequence TTGACTGCACTTATTACGGTTAGTGTGGTTCTTCTTTTTGGGAAATTATTTAAAAAAGGCTATTTGAAAAAAACATATCAGTATTCAAGAAAAAATTGGGTGATTTATAGTCTAGCAGTTATACTGATCTTTTTAGGATTTCTTGCGTATTCCAGTAGTCGTTATGCGATGAAAGGAATAGACAATACCAGTTTTGATCAAGTTTTATTTACGATGACACAACCTATCCGCGGAAGCGATACTGGACAGATTATTAACTATTTCGTGGATCCACTGCTTGAGGCGTTATTGATCACACTACCCATTGTGACGCTGCTCTATTTTGCAACGACTTGTACGTTTGAGTTTGGCCATTTTCATTTACAAAAACAACCTCACTTTAGCGCAAAAAAAGTTGTAATTATTGGGCTGCTTGGACTGATTTTTGGTATCTTTTTAGGTGGCAAGGAAATGGGATATGCAGATATCAAAGCATTTTATTTTGAAAATACCAATATCTATGATGAGCATTATGTGAATCCACAACAAGTAGATTTAAAATTTCCTAAGAAAAAGCGGAATTTAGTTTATATTTATCTCGAATCGATGGAAAGTAGTTATTTTTCTAAAGATTTGGGCGGTATCCAAGAAAATAACTTGTTACCTCATTTTGCGGACTTAGCACAAAATGAGGGGATTAATTTTTCTAATTCGAATAAACTAGGTGGTATGTTACAGATTCCGGGTGCAAACCAAACGGCTAGTTCTATGGTGGCTCAGACTTCCGGGTTGCCATTGCGGCCTTCCACCAGTTTAAATAGCTCGGAAAGCGATGAGGAAAATAGTGCTGAATATTTTCCTGGTGCCTATGCTTTAGGAGAAATCCTAGATGAACAAGGTTATAATCAGACGCTGTTAATGGGCTCGGAAGCTGAGTTTGCCGGTAGAGACAAATACTTCACTCAACATGGCGATTATGATATTCGTGATTACCATTGGGCAGTAGATACTGGTCGCATTTCAGAAGACTACTATGAATGGTGGGGCTATGAAGACCGCAAATTATTCGATTATGCTAAAGAAACTTTAAATGAGCTTTCGCAAGAAGATGAGCCCTTTAATCTAACCATGCTTACTGCAGATACTCATTTTGAAGATGGTTATGCGACAGAAGAGACGCCCGATTTATTTGGCGATCAGTACAGTAATGTGATCCATGATTCAGATAGACAAGTTTCGCAGCTATTGGAATGGATGAAAAAACAACCTTTTTATGAGGATACGACTGTGATTTTGGTGGGTGATCATTTGACTATGGATAGCGACTTTTTTGAATCTGTTGATCCAGAATATCAACGAACTGTATTTAATTTATTTTTAAATGCAGATAAACAAGGTGTACGCAATAAAAAACGCGAATTTAGCGCAGTGGATATGTTTCCGACCACCTTATCCGCATTGGGCGTAAAGATACCTGGTAATCGAATGGGATTAGGTGTTAATCTGTTTTCAAACCAATCTACACTGATTGAGCAGTTAGGTTACGATCAATTTCAAAATGAACTAATGAAAAAATCGGAATTTTATAATGAAAAATTAATGCAAAACAAAGAACAAGAAGAAGATCCTTAG
- a CDS encoding TIGR01906 family membrane protein: MKKSQIWFERLGICCLYLTFISLAVALTINARFIYVADIDYLNILDYVNLSKERLLENYDQLMAFLNRPWVTELSLPDFPMSTGGRAHFYDVKKLFIFDYVVFLITMFPSIFFFFYLQKNKRFWRLIQPFKWGMVAPVFLGALMAVGFDTFFVTFHELFFSNDDWMFDPVTDPIINVLPEQYFMHCFLFFFILIEFFFLVMILIGKRELKRL; encoded by the coding sequence ATGAAAAAATCACAAATCTGGTTTGAACGTTTAGGCATCTGTTGTCTTTATTTAACATTCATCAGCTTAGCAGTTGCTTTAACAATTAACGCGCGTTTTATCTATGTAGCAGATATTGATTATTTAAATATTTTAGATTATGTGAATTTAAGCAAAGAAAGATTATTGGAAAATTACGATCAACTGATGGCTTTTTTAAATCGACCTTGGGTCACAGAACTGAGTTTACCTGATTTTCCTATGTCAACAGGAGGCAGAGCTCATTTCTACGATGTAAAAAAATTATTTATTTTTGATTATGTGGTTTTTCTAATAACAATGTTTCCTAGTATCTTTTTTTTCTTCTATTTGCAAAAGAATAAGCGCTTTTGGCGGTTGATTCAACCATTTAAATGGGGGATGGTTGCACCGGTTTTTTTGGGCGCTTTAATGGCAGTAGGATTTGATACTTTTTTTGTTACTTTCCACGAATTATTTTTTTCTAATGATGACTGGATGTTTGACCCAGTGACAGATCCAATTATTAATGTGCTGCCTGAACAATATTTTATGCATTGCTTCTTATTCTTTTTTATTTTAATTGAATTTTTCTTTTTAGTAATGATTCTTATTGGTAAAAGGGAATTAAAAAGGCTGTGA
- a CDS encoding zinc metallopeptidase, producing the protein MFPMGFFFDPTFILVIIGMIISMIASSYVNRTFERYDAVKSSQHITGTDAARYILRDQNIDDVGVQQISGNLTDNYNSGNKTLSLSQATAQSTSVAAIGVAAHECGHAVQDDQSYFPLRLRTAIVPIANFGTNLSIPLLIVGILISGSSGQFIINIGLLAFSLAFIFQLVTLPVEFNASRRALQILSDGGLLTEEEVPQARKVLTAAALTYVAAAVSVLLQLLRLFLLFGGNRRR; encoded by the coding sequence ATGTTTCCGATGGGATTTTTTTTCGACCCAACTTTTATTCTAGTTATTATCGGTATGATCATTTCGATGATAGCTTCATCATATGTAAATCGAACTTTTGAACGTTATGATGCAGTAAAAAGTTCGCAACATATCACCGGAACGGATGCTGCACGATACATTTTGCGTGACCAGAACATTGATGATGTGGGTGTACAGCAAATTTCAGGAAATTTGACTGATAACTACAATTCTGGCAATAAAACGTTGAGTTTATCGCAAGCCACCGCTCAATCTACTTCTGTGGCAGCAATTGGTGTAGCTGCCCATGAGTGTGGTCACGCAGTGCAAGATGATCAAAGTTATTTTCCTTTGCGTTTACGTACCGCTATTGTACCGATTGCTAATTTTGGTACGAACTTATCTATTCCCTTATTGATTGTCGGGATTTTAATCAGTGGTTCAAGTGGACAATTTATTATTAATATTGGTTTATTAGCTTTTTCCCTAGCCTTTATTTTTCAATTAGTGACCTTGCCGGTAGAATTTAATGCGTCAAGACGAGCACTGCAAATTTTATCAGACGGCGGTTTATTAACTGAAGAAGAAGTTCCACAGGCTCGTAAAGTATTGACAGCTGCTGCTTTAACCTATGTTGCAGCTGCAGTTAGTGTGCTATTACAATTACTACGACTGTTTTTGTTATTTGGTGGTAACCGTAGACGCTAG